Proteins from one Mycobacterium sp. EPa45 genomic window:
- a CDS encoding bifunctional diguanylate cyclase/phosphodiesterase has product MITDRWLTPPGPRLTLNRGQQIVAAVLVLLLIALVAIGFQSSADQNAYSYHSARSEAASTNTFFTVRDSLTYIDRAQQYLLGAVPRRDVQLARAMLAQRLRVVAANGATAADSTGPDYRTALAALDAVVAQAPAGVLPADQRARWADTILPRSEALSERAHELAADNQVEQHRMNRLAERNLLRGRVIQLAMLITALILAGILLWWVAANVLRQYRTARRAFDDEREALRQTETRLDRVSALERGQAQILERIATAGPVSSVLRQIVRLAAEVSGAPAVRMAIGRRSIIYPPGADVSGTPAWTGVVTDNADGAGTLAVFGDAASLDDLAVTALVRCRDLVTLSLERDASARQLSYQASHDALTGLANRSLLLTRLSKSLVMSRRRGTPLALLFCDLDRFKMVNDSIGHAGGDQLLIDAARRLSGTVRESDTVARLGGDEFVVLCPELPDRAQAIALAERIRAALSAPYTIDGKEAFVDVCIGITFADESTVSGHELMREADVAMYRAKLTDGDHINVFDSLLEAEVAQRLDLDAALRHAVERNELRVSAQPIVMLSTGVITGFEMLLQWHRPGLPVLSPGAFIPLAEDNGMIVEIGRWVLYETIQTLAQWRDDGLALDLTMSVNVSPRQVREAGFAEEVLDLLDATGLPPEALIIELTEHALVDLRVAHPTLARLREAGVSVSLDDFGTGYSSLTQLRTLPVDQIKLDRSFAAALDQGDAKQRAVVQSVVALASALSLDLVVEGIETIAERDTLLDLGADKGQGFLYHQPVPWDAARALLESGGVCAVQADGGYTTVASSDAPSASASTNLRSHRPSPSVST; this is encoded by the coding sequence GTGATCACCGACCGGTGGCTCACCCCGCCCGGCCCACGGCTGACCCTCAACCGCGGGCAGCAGATCGTGGCGGCCGTGCTCGTGCTGCTGCTCATCGCCCTGGTCGCGATCGGATTCCAGTCCTCGGCGGATCAGAACGCCTACAGCTACCACAGCGCGCGCAGCGAAGCGGCCAGCACCAACACGTTTTTCACCGTCCGCGACTCCCTCACCTATATCGACCGGGCCCAGCAATACCTGCTCGGCGCGGTCCCCCGTCGTGACGTCCAGCTCGCCCGGGCGATGCTGGCCCAGCGGCTGCGGGTGGTCGCGGCCAACGGTGCGACCGCCGCCGACAGCACCGGTCCCGACTACCGCACGGCGCTGGCCGCACTGGACGCGGTGGTCGCGCAGGCGCCTGCCGGTGTATTGCCCGCAGACCAGCGCGCCCGATGGGCCGACACCATCCTGCCTCGCTCCGAGGCACTCTCCGAGCGCGCGCACGAGCTGGCCGCCGACAATCAGGTCGAACAGCACCGGATGAATCGGCTGGCCGAGCGAAACCTGCTGCGCGGCAGAGTGATTCAACTGGCCATGCTGATCACCGCACTCATACTTGCCGGCATTCTGCTGTGGTGGGTCGCGGCAAATGTGCTTCGCCAATACCGCACCGCACGCAGGGCGTTCGACGACGAGCGGGAAGCGTTACGGCAGACCGAGACTCGGCTGGACCGGGTGTCGGCACTCGAACGCGGACAGGCGCAGATTCTGGAGCGGATCGCCACCGCGGGCCCGGTGTCCTCGGTGCTGCGACAGATCGTGCGGTTGGCCGCCGAAGTGTCCGGCGCGCCTGCGGTCCGCATGGCAATCGGGAGGCGGTCGATCATCTACCCGCCCGGCGCCGACGTGTCCGGCACGCCCGCGTGGACCGGTGTTGTCACCGACAACGCCGACGGTGCCGGGACTCTCGCGGTGTTCGGCGACGCCGCATCCCTCGACGACCTCGCCGTCACCGCCCTCGTCCGGTGCCGAGATCTGGTGACCCTGTCACTCGAACGCGACGCATCGGCGCGGCAATTGTCCTACCAAGCCAGCCACGACGCGCTCACCGGCCTGGCCAACCGCAGCCTGCTACTCACCCGGCTGTCGAAGAGTTTGGTGATGTCCCGCCGCCGCGGAACGCCGCTGGCCCTGCTGTTCTGCGACCTGGACCGCTTCAAGATGGTCAACGACTCGATCGGGCACGCCGGGGGCGACCAGTTGCTGATCGACGCGGCGCGGCGGCTGTCGGGCACCGTGCGGGAAAGTGACACAGTGGCCCGCCTCGGCGGCGACGAGTTCGTGGTGCTGTGCCCGGAGCTGCCGGACCGGGCCCAGGCCATCGCGCTGGCCGAGCGGATCCGTGCCGCGCTGAGCGCCCCCTACACGATCGACGGCAAGGAAGCGTTCGTCGACGTTTGTATCGGCATCACCTTCGCCGACGAATCCACGGTTTCTGGTCATGAGCTCATGCGCGAGGCAGACGTAGCCATGTACCGCGCCAAGCTGACCGACGGCGACCACATCAACGTCTTCGATTCCCTACTGGAAGCAGAGGTCGCTCAACGGCTCGACCTCGACGCCGCCCTGCGGCACGCTGTCGAACGTAACGAGCTGCGAGTCAGCGCCCAGCCGATCGTCATGCTCAGCACCGGCGTGATCACCGGCTTCGAGATGCTGTTGCAGTGGCACCGGCCCGGGCTGCCCGTGCTCTCTCCCGGTGCGTTCATCCCGCTGGCCGAGGACAACGGCATGATCGTCGAGATCGGCCGCTGGGTGTTGTACGAAACCATTCAGACCCTGGCGCAGTGGCGCGACGACGGCCTGGCCCTCGACCTGACGATGTCGGTCAACGTGTCCCCGCGCCAGGTCCGCGAGGCCGGATTCGCCGAGGAAGTGCTGGACCTGCTCGACGCGACGGGGCTGCCGCCGGAAGCGCTGATCATCGAACTCACCGAGCATGCGCTCGTCGACCTGCGGGTGGCCCACCCCACGCTGGCCCGGCTCCGCGAAGCCGGCGTCAGCGTCTCTCTCGACGACTTCGGGACCGGCTATTCGTCGCTGACCCAGCTACGCACGCTGCCGGTCGACCAGATCAAACTCGACCGCTCGTTCGCCGCGGCGCTCGACCAAGGGGACGCCAAGCAGCGCGCGGTTGTGCAATCGGTGGTGGCCTTGGCCAGCGCGCTGTCCCTCGATCTCGTCGTCGAGGGCATCGAGACAATCGCCGAACGAGACACCCTGCTGGACCTCGGGGCCGACAAAGGCCAGGGCTTCCTCTACCACCAGCCGGTGCCGTGGGATGCCGCGCGAGCGTTGCTCGAATCGGGCGGTGTGTGCGCGGTGCAGGCGGACGGCGGCTATACCACCGTGGCGTCGTCAGACGCGCCGTCCGCGTCGGCGTCGACGAACTTGAGGTCCCACCGGCCGTCCCCGTCGGTGTCGACGTAA
- a CDS encoding CCA tRNA nucleotidyltransferase, protein MSEATHDVELLARALVALNRQGAVLREIGGLFAAAGHELYLVGGSVRDAVLGRLNPDLDFTTDARPEVIQKIVRPWADALWDTGIEFGTVGVGKGLGTDMDRLEITTFRADSYDQVSRNPQVRYGDRLEDDLVRRDFTVNAMAVRITADGPGDFIDPLGGLTALRQRILDTPAAPEVSFGDDPLRMLRAARFASQLQFDVSDRVRRAIVEMAPQLGRITVERVAVELDKMLLGVDPVAGIDLMVQTGMGEVVLPEIGGMQMAIDEHHQHKDVYQHSLTVLRQAMALEEPGERDLVLRWAALLHDIGKPATRRHESDGGVSFHHHEVVGAKMVRKRMRALKYSKQMVDDVSQLVYLHLRFHGYGDGKWTDSAVRRYVADAGPLLPRLHKLVRADCTTRNKRRAARLQANYDELETRIAELAAKEDLQRVRPDLDGNEIMRLLDIPPGPQVGQAWNFLKELRLDRGPLDHDEAVAELLAWWNAKDQPGV, encoded by the coding sequence GTGTCCGAAGCCACCCATGACGTCGAGCTGCTCGCCCGGGCCCTCGTCGCCCTCAACCGGCAGGGGGCCGTGCTGCGGGAGATCGGTGGTCTGTTCGCTGCAGCGGGGCACGAGCTCTATCTCGTCGGGGGCAGTGTGCGCGACGCCGTTCTGGGCCGGTTGAACCCCGACCTCGACTTCACCACCGACGCCCGGCCCGAGGTCATCCAGAAGATCGTGCGTCCGTGGGCAGACGCGCTGTGGGATACCGGTATCGAGTTCGGCACCGTCGGAGTGGGCAAGGGCCTGGGTACGGACATGGATCGGCTGGAGATCACCACCTTCCGCGCCGACAGCTACGACCAGGTGTCGCGCAATCCGCAGGTCCGCTATGGCGACCGGCTGGAGGACGACCTGGTCCGGCGCGACTTCACCGTCAACGCGATGGCGGTGCGCATCACCGCGGACGGTCCCGGCGACTTCATCGATCCGCTCGGCGGCCTGACCGCGCTGCGGCAACGAATTCTCGACACCCCCGCGGCCCCGGAGGTGTCCTTCGGCGACGACCCGCTGCGCATGCTGCGGGCTGCGCGCTTCGCCTCCCAGTTGCAGTTCGACGTCTCCGACCGGGTCCGCCGCGCAATTGTGGAGATGGCGCCCCAGCTCGGCCGGATCACGGTCGAGCGGGTGGCCGTGGAACTGGACAAGATGCTGCTGGGGGTGGACCCCGTCGCGGGCATCGACCTGATGGTCCAGACCGGCATGGGCGAGGTGGTGCTGCCCGAGATCGGCGGCATGCAGATGGCCATCGACGAGCACCATCAGCACAAGGACGTCTACCAGCATTCGCTGACGGTTCTGCGCCAGGCGATGGCGTTGGAAGAACCGGGCGAACGCGACCTGGTTTTGCGGTGGGCCGCGCTGCTGCACGACATCGGCAAGCCGGCCACCCGGCGCCACGAATCCGACGGCGGTGTCAGCTTCCACCACCATGAGGTGGTCGGCGCCAAGATGGTCCGCAAGCGGATGCGCGCGCTGAAGTACTCCAAGCAGATGGTCGACGACGTGTCCCAGTTGGTGTACCTGCACTTGCGATTCCACGGTTACGGCGACGGCAAGTGGACCGATTCGGCGGTGCGCCGCTATGTCGCCGACGCCGGCCCGTTGCTGCCGAGGCTGCACAAGTTGGTCCGCGCCGACTGCACCACCCGCAACAAGCGGCGGGCGGCCCGGCTGCAGGCCAACTACGACGAACTCGAGACGCGGATCGCCGAGCTGGCCGCCAAGGAAGACCTCCAGCGGGTGCGTCCGGATCTGGACGGCAACGAGATCATGCGGTTGCTCGACATCCCGCCCGGCCCGCAGGTGGGGCAGGCGTGGAACTTCCTCAAGGAACTGCGCCTGGACCGCGGGCCGCTGGATCACGACGAGGCCGTGGCCGAATTGCTGGCCTGGTGGAACGCGAAGGACCAGCCCGGCGTCTGA